From Chlamydia avium 10DC88:
TTTATCCTTTAGGGGTAGCTATAGGTTTGATTTTATTAGGAATAGGGCCTGGGAAGAAGCTTGCGTCAGGATCGGTAGTTACTATCGTTGCCCTTTTTGAAACAGTATATAAATCTCCTAAGTTACGTAAGTTAGCTTTTTTCATTTCAGTAGTATCACTATTCTTTATTCTTGTTGCTCAGCTTATCGCTTTAGATAAGTTATTCGGTGTTTTTTCTTATGGAACTGTTCTTACAGCAATTTTTTGGGGTACCCTAGCTCTATATATCTCTTCAGGAGGATTTCGTGGAGTAGTAAGAACAGATATGATTCAAGCTGTGTTCCTCCTATGCGCAGTGTGCTTCTGTACAGTTATTGTGTGGTTGAAATCCCGGGATTTGCCTTTAGTAACACCCAATTTCTCTCCATTACCTGTAAATAAATTGTCTTCATGGATTTTCATGCCCATGGTATTTATGTTAATTGAACAGGATATGGCACAACGTTGTGTTGCGGCATCTTCTCCCAAAAACCTACAGTGGTCAGCAATTCTTGCAGGACTTGTGATCCTTATGTTTAATTTTTTCCCCCTATTTTTAGGTTCCTTAGGAGCAAAACTAGGATTTTCTCCTGACTGTGTCCTTATTCAGATTGTCTCTCATGTCGGTGGACCATCGCTAGCATCAGTTATGGCAGCAGCCATCGGTATTGCTATACTGTCTACTGCGGATTCATTGATGAGTGCGGTTGCTCAACTTATTAGTGAAGAGGTGCCACCACTAGCTTCCATAAACCCTCGTTATCTCATTTTCGCTATTGCTTTGCTTACTCCTATAACTGCTATAGGATTTACAAATATCGTAGATGTGCTAATGCTAAGTTACAGTTTGTCAGTATGTTGTCTTTCTGTTCCTATAGGTGTTGCTCTTCTTACGCGCTATCAAGCAGCAAGGTTATCAGCATGGGCATCAGTGCTTATAGGTGGCAGTGCTTACATTTTAGGAGCATTTGTTTCTTTTCCGTTTTCTAGAGATTTAGTTGCCTGGCTGTGCTCGTTGGCTGCCTTCGTTATCGTAGAAGTTGCTACGGTCTACGGAACAAGCGTTGTTAAGAAGCAAGTCTGATACTTGCCCTTAGAAAATAGTTCACCCCCTTGTTTCACATAAACAAGAGGGTGAAGGGCTGAGAGGAGCTATCTTATGCTAGGATTCGGAAGTTGCTTTAAGTGAGAAAGAAGATCTATGAGCGAAGACAAGAAGGCTTGAAATAAGGGTTCATCGGTATGATGAGTAATACCTCTAAGTAATTTTCTACAATAATAAATAAGCCAATATAAAACATAAAATAAGCATTGTAGAAGATAGAGCTTACATGTGTGTTTTATCATATACCTCCTGAAGAAATACTCTTATTTCCTCGTTTTATTTGATAGTCAAATAGTTAAAAATATAGAAACTATGCAAGAATTATTTTGTGATTATATTTTTTATTTGTAGTTTTTTTTATTCAGTTCATTAGTGGGAAATGGGAGCACAGTTTTGAATTGAAGAAAATAATTCTTTCAATTCTTGGGGAGTAATGTGTTGTTTACCATCACAAAGAGCTTGTTCAGGATTTTCATGGACCTCAATAATTAATCCATCAGCACCTGCTGCCATAGACGCTTTTGCAAGAGGTATAACCAAGGAACGTTTCCCCGAAGCATGAGAAGGGTCGGCAATTATAGGTAGAGGGCAGATTTCTTTAATAAGTGCTAGGGTATTTAAATCTAAGGTATAGCGTGTCGAAGTTTCAAAAGAGCGAATTCCTCTTTCACATAGAATCACTCCAGGACATGTAGGAGAATTCAAAATATATTCTGCGGAGGATAACCATTCTTCAATAGTTGCCGAAGGATGGCGTTTAAGAATAATAGGACGATGAGAACGACTAACCTCTTGGAGAAGAGTGATGTTTTGCATATTTCTTGCTCCAATGCGAAGGATATCCACATGTTCTGCAGAGATTTCTACATCACGAACATCTAAGACTTCTGTTTCTGTTAGTAATCCATGAATGCGTTGTGCCTCTTTGTGCCAAGAAACTTTCTCTCTATCCCACCCTTGAAATGTATAAGGGCTTGTTCGAGGTTTCCTGATCGATCCTCGGAGGACAACAGCTCCTGCTTCTTTAACAGCCAGACCTATGGCAACTGTATGCTCATAACTCTCTAATGTACAGGGGCCCGCAATGAGTAGAGGAGATCCTGGACGTAAAGGAAGGCCTAGAGAAAGAAAACGTGTGGAAATATCATTATGGTCATCAGAACGTTTCAGAGTATGTGGTAGAGGATAAGTTGTTTTAAGAATAATGTGTCTCCTTTGCTATCTGAAGTTCGTTATTCGTTATTTTCTAGTCGTGAGGTGTCTTCAGCATCTTTTCTTAACAGGCAGTTGTAGTGATTAAATGCACGGAATATATGGATGTGTGCTCTATCCTCTGGAGAATAATCTAATTGCAGAAATCCATGAGTTGTCGAAAGTGGTGTAAGTTGTGATGGTGTTTGTGATAGGGAAGTATCTGCAAGATATTGACAAAGGCCTATAAATCCTAAGGAACTAGAAAGAGCTGAAACATGTTCGTCCTCTGCTTGGGAAGTAATGGAATCAAAGATACTTGTGAGTTGATCAACATGAAGTTGTTCGAGTTGATGTAAAATAGTTAGGCGTGTCTCCATAGGATATGCAGTAGGGCGTAGTGTGGAGAGTAAAAATGAATTCTGCAGTTTATTATAGATAGATAAACGGGGACAATTTTTTATGATAAGTTTTTGCCACCGTAGTTGGTTGTTAGCCAAGAGCTCTTGACGTATTTTATTTGTTTGTTGCTCAAGATAGGCCTGGCATTGTTGACCTAAAGTAGAAGACAACGGCCATATTTGGGGATAATGGTTAAGAAACGCAGTGAGTAAGAGTTCTTTAGGTAATAGAGACGATAGTCGAGTTTTGTATTCTTGTGAAGATCGGCGACCAACAGTATTGAGATGTTTGATAAATGCATTCCATTCCATTAGAT
This genomic window contains:
- a CDS encoding sodium:solute symporter family protein; amino-acid sequence: MDFGLFLFCLFSVQALCLFVGRKSSSSTEDREGYFLAGRSLKMLPLTMTFIATQIGGGVLLGAAEEAAHYGYGVIFYPLGVAIGLILLGIGPGKKLASGSVVTIVALFETVYKSPKLRKLAFFISVVSLFFILVAQLIALDKLFGVFSYGTVLTAIFWGTLALYISSGGFRGVVRTDMIQAVFLLCAVCFCTVIVWLKSRDLPLVTPNFSPLPVNKLSSWIFMPMVFMLIEQDMAQRCVAASSPKNLQWSAILAGLVILMFNFFPLFLGSLGAKLGFSPDCVLIQIVSHVGGPSLASVMAAAIGIAILSTADSLMSAVAQLISEEVPPLASINPRYLIFAIALLTPITAIGFTNIVDVLMLSYSLSVCCLSVPIGVALLTRYQAARLSAWASVLIGGSAYILGAFVSFPFSRDLVAWLCSLAAFVIVEVATVYGTSVVKKQV
- the aroF gene encoding 3-deoxy-7-phosphoheptulonate synthase encodes the protein MAGPCTLESYEHTVAIGLAVKEAGAVVLRGSIRKPRTSPYTFQGWDREKVSWHKEAQRIHGLLTETEVLDVRDVEISAEHVDILRIGARNMQNITLLQEVSRSHRPIILKRHPSATIEEWLSSAEYILNSPTCPGVILCERGIRSFETSTRYTLDLNTLALIKEICPLPIIADPSHASGKRSLVIPLAKASMAAGADGLIIEVHENPEQALCDGKQHITPQELKELFSSIQNCAPISH